AGCCTCTTTCAGTACAAGAAGAATTGTATTCATCAGTGTTTCTGAGTGTTTTAATCCATTATCGATGGTCATCTCAAAGTAGGCATTGTTTTTTTTAAGACAGACACTCATTAAAGAGGATGCCGTATCAACTGCTAATGCACAATTCATAATTCTATACCTTCAAGGCTTATCTTTCTCTGACCGTTTTCCAGAATGCTGATATTCAGAGTCTTGCAGTCATCCGGCAGATATTCAGTAATTCTTTCGCTCCATTCTATCAGGGAGACCCCCTGACCGAAAAGAAGTTCATCCACACCCAGGAGTTCAAACTCTTCTATACCGTCTATTCTATACATATCCATATGATACAGGGGAATGGTACCCTCATATTCGGATACAATAGTGTAGGTAGGGCTTGTAATCACATCCTTTATACCAAGTGCTCTGGCAATACCTTTGGATATTGAAGTCTTCCCGGCCCCAAGGTCACCGTTAAGAGCTACAATATCACCGGGTTTAAGTACTTTACCTATTTTAAATCCAAGTTCAAGGGTCTCTTCAAAACTGCTGCTGAGTAATTCGGTCAAACGGGAAAGCCTTCCTTTTCTATATTCATAATTTCATCTTTTAAAGATTTAATTATGGGTATGACAGGGTAGTCAATCTTATCGAGAAGTTCAACTATAATATCACGCTCTCCGGTGGGTTTAATCTCAACTGTAGATGAAAATCTCACAGAGCTGCGCCGGTCTCCGATCAGAGCAAAGCTTGCCAGACCTGTATACTCATTTCTGTAGTATATGAGTGTGTCTTTTTTATTGATTTCATCCATTCCCAAAAATTTCATTATTAATCAGTCCACCTGTAAGTCAATTGTAATCATTTTTTAAATCAAATCATATTCTTATTCTAACCATTATTCGAAATCGTATACATACTCATTTATTCGATTTAGATTCTTGCTGGATGCCCTTGTAAACATGACATGCATGGAAGTATAGATACGGCCGTTTGACCGGCAGTCTACAATTTTTCCATATGTAATGACAGGACTGCCCTTCATAGGT
Above is a window of Oceanispirochaeta sp. M1 DNA encoding:
- the tsaE gene encoding tRNA (adenosine(37)-N6)-threonylcarbamoyltransferase complex ATPase subunit type 1 TsaE, with protein sequence MTELLSSSFEETLELGFKIGKVLKPGDIVALNGDLGAGKTSISKGIARALGIKDVITSPTYTIVSEYEGTIPLYHMDMYRIDGIEEFELLGVDELLFGQGVSLIEWSERITEYLPDDCKTLNISILENGQRKISLEGIEL